The sequence ATACACATTTTCAAAAGTGGACTTTATTTGGACCACTATCTAGGATGTGTTTACTATTTGATTAGTTGTAAATCAACAAAACATCACAAAATATATTTGCATTATAAGAAACCTCATCATTATAATCTTTTTAAGAAAGATCATTTATCTAGAGAATGCATAACTAACTAGAGAGGTTGTTCATTTTTAATGTAAAAGGTAATATGTTTTCTATGTTGTGCAAGCTTATGTGGACTTTGATTTTTCCTTTTCCTCTCTGCTATTTTTCTTATCCCATTCCTCCATAAATTTGAATAGCACATTTGTTGTCTCTGTCACCCTCATGTTTGTTATCTCTCTTTccatcttcgccatcatcatttccCTTCCTTGCACTGCCTTTGTCACCCACTTCTTACATATTTCTCTCTCTTTGTCGTCTGTGTTTGGAATAAGATTTTCCGAATGGAGCTTTCCCTTCGGAGGCACACCAATGAGCAATGGCAATTTATAGAAGCAAGGATGCCTTCGGAAATAAAGCATTGCTAAGGGATTGATGGACCAAGGATCTGCAATCGATGGCCACTTGAGTTTCTTAATCCCGTCTAAATGACTAGCTCGTGTGCCTCTACCATGTATTATTATTGGAATCCATACCACCTCAAAGTCGATACGACTTTTGATAGGTTTGTCCTCCTTTTTCTTGTGCTTGTCATACACTTCACTGAAAGTCATCGGTTCTCCCTTAAGGTCGATACAGTTTTCAATTTCTTTGTCCTCCAACATTTTCTTGAGCTTGTCATAAACCTCATTGAAAGCCTTGGATTCTACTTCAATGTTGTGAGGCCATGACAGTAAGAGAAAAACGAATTTCCCCTCAAGGTCTTTGATTTCCACCTGCCAAACAAATTTCACGAATACGATTCCTTATATAACAGTTATATTGTGAAAATTCTAATTAGTGAACTAATGTTCAGAACGTACGTATTGAGCTGAAAACATTAATACCTGAGCCGTGCTAGTGATCAGGAAGTTAATTTCCTTTGTGAGCAACAAAGCTTGAAGCAATTTTGTATTGGACTTCTCATTATCCTTGGTATTACCCTCAGAAAGTTCCTTCAAATGGAGGTACTGTGTTTCTGGGACATCCCTGGTCATGGCCTTTAAACTGTCTTTTGTTATGCTTGTCAAGTCTGAAAAGGATTTCAATTCTCCATTGCCCTTAACTTCACTAGAGATCATAACATGATCGAAAGACTGATCCATGCCCAAAAGCTTTTCAAAGAACACTTCAGCTTCATAGTTATCACCACTGCAAAAACGATACTTTCCGACCAGTTCCGTTGCCAGTGAACTACAAAATTTGCCAATATAAATTACCTGCATGCTATTGGATGTTGCTTGGAGATCAGCTAGTATTCTGATCAGCGCTTGCCGGTCTTCCTCCTGATAATTCTTGTCAAATATAATAACTACAGTACTCCCTACCTCAAGATCAGATGGATAGAAAACTCCTCCACTGACATCCATAAAATGCCATTTGTTGTTGAAGAAATCCAAGGTTCCCCGCTCTATCTCCTTGTCAATCCGCAACTTCTGCAGCATGACAGAGGTCAACATTATTTTACAGTTAATGCTCATATGTTTCTAGAAACATATTTTTGCTGTTATTAGTGGATGCATAATAtaagtttcaaatttcaatgttCACCTGATACGTAGAAAGAACTTGGAAGAATAGCGATAGAAAGGAAATCATATAATGATTATATTATATAATGTCATGTACCATTCGTTCGAACTATCTAAATTTACAAATCCATGTTAAAAGTAGTTTTAAATATGGTTTTTATGCTCGAGCAATACCAGCTATGTACATCTACCCTAATTAAAGAGGTCTTATATCAGTCCGAGCATAAAAAGTTAAGTTTACGGTATAAGAGCAGAAGCAAGCAAATGTTTTTGACAAAAAGCTTACGTGAGACGTAGAAGGAGGTAAAGAAAAAGGCACGATACGAGGCCCTCCTGTTGAAGCTGTGAAGTGAAAAACTTTGTTCTCAATCTTCATTTGATTCCATGTATTCTGCAGATTTGGGCTGTCATAAATGTCCACGAATGTCAGGCTCTGTATATTACTAAGACTTCTTAACCAGTTTCCTTTCAGTACTTTACAGTTCAAAATAATCAATTCTTTTAACGCTGGGAGCCGGCTCAGTCGAATAGATGCCTCATCCAATTTGTCACATGAACTCAGATTTAACTTTTCTAGATGCTGGAGTTTGTGCATTTGCTTTGGCAGGCCTAGAAGGCTTCTACAACCGCTCAAGTTAAGGCTTTTTAGAACAGACAGTTCCATGAAAATATTATCTGGTAGCGAGATCAGGCCGATGCAATCCATTAAAATAAGCTCTTCCACATGAGTTTTGATGTGCCTGATGAATCCTTCTGGTATTTCTGCTATTgtggagcaccaactcaaggacaCAGTCTTCTGCATCAAAGGGTTTTGTCCTACATTTTTTGGAAGATCTTTTAGTCGCTTGCATGACTCAACATTAAGCTTCTCAAGAGCTAATCCTTGGTACTCTTCAGGCAGCTCCAACAAATGAGTACACGATCTTAAATTCAACACCCGCAATGTGGAAAGTTCAGAAAAGCGCTTAGGAAGCTTTTCAATGCTCCTGCAATatgacaaatcaatttcattcACGCAGGTCAGCAAATTCATACTATCGGGAAGATGTTTTAGCCTCCTGCAGAAGGACAAGTTAACTTTCTCCAGGTTGCTTATCCATCCAAAATTCGATGGCAACTCTGTCAGTTCTTCACAGTGGCTTAGATCCAATCTCTTCAAACATTTGAGATTTCCAAAACTTTTAGGCAAATTTAGTAATTTGCTACACTTCCTTATAACTATTTTCTCCACAGCATGCAATTCGGCAGAGCTCAGTGATAGATTTTCCATATCATTGCCTTCTAGATTCAACTCTATAAGCTTGCATTCTTTGGGAAGATTATTTAAATCACTGTAATGCTCCAAATTTAATGCCGTTGACTTCACCATCCTGAGAGTTGTTGGAACCTGAAAAGAGAAAAATGAGTTGATCCAAAATATGGATGAGAAAACACTTTATTTTGGTTTTAAACAGTATATTCTAATTTGTTCAAACGGTATAAACAACAGACGTATCATGTCTACTGTTCAATCACATTATCATTTACTCTCAAAGATTAGTGAAAACTGCTCAGAAATATTAATGATAGAAGACACCCACAAAAGTTTTGACAAGCTATTACGAGTTTAAAATGAAGCTTAATATTCCAATTTGAGAATCCTAATATTCTTTCTAAACAAAGGAAGTAAAAGAGACACTTACATTTTTTGTGGTCTCCCCCATGTAGTTGTTGGAATTGTTATCCAAATAGGTTAGGTGCTCCATGTGAGCGATATCGAAGGGCAGTTGTTGAATTCTTCCAGCTTGAAAATATCGAAGATGCTTGAAATTTCTTTTACATTCACCATCCACAATTGTACAGTCTCCTAAACCAAGAACTCTTAGATTCGGCATGTCATCCAGCTGTTGTGCAGAAATAGGGAATGGGAACTTGTTTTCTAAAAGCCAGATTCCTTTTATTGCGTGAAGCTTCGGAAACAAACAAGATCACGTGGGAAATCatttcttaaaaaatattaaaaccttACATGGACTCATGGCTTTTGAATAGAATGAATTTAAGAATACTCAATATCTACCTTATTTTTTGCCAGCAAAGCATGGAGCTCAGCGGCAGTAGTTGTTCGAACTCCTTTTGCAAGAGAGAGACAGTACGGCATGACTGTAGCAGGGACAACTACTTTAGTTGATTCTCTTTTCACTAGCTCCAACTCTTTCAACTTTTCCAGTACATCGATTTCAAATATGCAGGCCACATGATCCCACTCCCTGTTATTGAAAAATGAACAAATGTCCAGAAGTGCATCTTGGGTGGTTATAGACTGACGGAGGAATTTTCCTTCGCACCCCAAGTACTCACTCAGTACTTCGAAACTAGGCTTCTCTGTTTCAATCCATTCTAACAATCTGCTAAATGCTTCCTCGTCTTTGTAATACTTAACCAAATGGTCCCGAACAATTTTCATTTGAAGCTTATAGCCCTTACAAATCTTTATAATGTTCCATACAAGAGGTTTGTTAATGTTACTCAACGAAAGCTTTTTCTTGAAGAATTCCAAAGCTTGCTTGTAACCCAAACCTTTCATAGCATACAGATGTCTTTTAAAATTGGTGCCCTCCGTAGCAGATATTACATCCTTCTCGCGAGTCGTAACCAGAAGTCTGATGCGATTCAGTCCGTAGTTCCTCTTTGGCAAAAGTTTACCAAGGATTTCAGCACTGGGGATATTTTCAATGTACATGAATACATTCTCGATAGCATGTTTTTCATCTAAGACATTAAAAGCCTTATGCAGCTGCTTCTTCCAATCTCCATCGTTTTCAATGTCTGGTGAAATATATTTTAATCCCAGATTCTGTAAAATTTGCGATCGCAGACCAGGAACAATGTCTGTATTTGATATGGAGCCTTCTTTCGCACTGTCCATCCCAGATATTTCTATTTTCAATTGCTTCCATTTCTTGTTTTTGAGCTCATTTTCAAGCATCGAATACACTTTATCTCCAGCTTTCGACTTGCCTGTGCTCCGATCACCGCATATAAAAACTGCTACTGCTGCCTCGTCCTCCTCCAATTCCAGCAATTTTTTAATGCTGCTGACTGAACAAAATCACAAGATACATGTAAACATATCCTATAATAAGAGCATTCAACATAACGTTCGGGTCTATACCTGGGTCATTGTCGTCCTGATCTCCATCGTACTCTCTTTGTGGAGCACGAAGACCTTTATGTTGAAAAACTGTACAAAACCAAATATAATTATCATTAGCTCCATCTCTATAAAACTAATAGTAGATAGTTGTAAACTTCTGTTCCTTACAAAATAGTGTTGACtaaataaaacaaaattattttaaaaagctATGTTAATAgattattattaatttttgaaaatatattttgtacaaaattacaaaaaatagtTTATAAGGAAAAATGTTTGATTATTATAATCTATATGCTCTTCAATAATACTATTAGATCTAATATTATGTTCAAGTTTTCAGAATCAACATTTGAATTGCATTCTATGATCAATGGTGTAGAAGTAGAGAGTAAGAGGAGAGAATAGTATATTGTAGACTAAGACCATCTAAAAAGAGAAGGGAAAGGATACACATAGACTAAGGTACTTGAGAAAAAAGTTGGTAAATGATAAATACAATGCTTAAAATCATAGGAAAAATTAATGTGCATGTGCGCATGCTTGGCACAAACTAATAAGGGAAAAGTGTACTTGTGGTGTTTAGCAAGGATCAAACCCAAACTAGGTCAATAATCTTACAAGCCATTGTGCCTTTGTTGAGCCATTGTGCTTATGGGTTATCCCCTCATAAGTGGTCTCTCTAAGCTTAGAGCAGGCTAAAGTTTAAATTTACCAAAGCAACATATGTTGATATCATCCACATGATTTTATCACCAACTGAATTTGCATTGAAAGGAGTTGACAAAATATTCTTTAAAAATGTTCCATGTACATGTTAGCCAAAACTAAGGAGAGGTGCAAAAAAATTCTAaatcaattatttaattcataTGTTTCATTATGGTATCCATTTGTGTGAGTGGTTACTAATAAAAAAATTGCAAGTATGATGTTCCAGGGCCACACATCTTATTATTTCTCTTGAATAAATTCCTAGGAAAACAATTattcatttcaacaatttttctattGTGTCGAAGTGTTGCTTCATATGTTCAATTCTTATTAGTTGTGACTTAATAAGGCTCTAGAAAAAAATGTATGCTTTAAAAAACACAGATAAGACACGCGTGTTTATATTTTTTAATGTGTCaatttgatttttatattttatcCCTAATTATCTAATCTTTTTCAACCCATTTATATCATTAGACCTATATAAGACTTGAATACGTATTTCATAATTTTGGTTTTTTAGATGTTAGCAATTATGAATCAATAGATAATGGACGTGTCCTGATTATGTTGGTTCATGGATAAATTTCCAAACAAAACCTTTTTACATTATCTTTTGTCATTCTACAAATgccattttttaaaaattaatcaatTTATGTTATTCAAAATAACTTCATCAAAGAGACTAGTATAACACAATAAAAAGGTTAGCTATAAGACTACTATCAAACCTAAAGTTTCCTTTATATTATTaaagttaaaaataattaatattattactaaAATTCAATATATAATTGATCTATTTCTATATTTCTAGGTACTTAATGAAGACTATTCTCaacttattaattaaaaaatattttaaagattaaatataatgttaattatgtttgttttaatataattttaaaaaatccaaATTAATCTCAACAAGAATATATGATTTGAAGACTTACAttgaattttttttcctttaaGTACCAATTTTTTAGTCTTCCTCCATATTACTCCTGCCATGACCAACATACAATTAGATAATAAGTAATaatcaattataaaaaaataaataataacttTATGATATCTAATTTATGTTTTTATGAACCTCAAAATGCTTAATTAAAACTTCAATTTATACATGATTCGACAAAATttcatattatatttatttatatattatatatatatatatatatataactcatttgtatgcatacatatatctaTTCAAATTTATACACATTCACAAAGTGGACTTTATTTGGACCAATATGTATGATGTGTTTACTATTTGTTTagctataaataaataaaacatcacACAATATAATTACATTATAAGAAACCTCATCATTGTAATTATAATCTTTTTAATAGAAATCCTTTATCTAGAGAATGCATAAATAATTAGATATGTTGTTCATTTTTAATATAAAAGTAATATGTTTTCTATGCTTATGTGAAGTTTGATTTTTCCTTTTCCTCTTTGCTATTTTTCCTATTCCATTCCTCCATAAATTTGAATAGcacatttgttgtctttgtcaccCTCATGTTTGTTATCTCCCTTTCCATCTTCTCCATCATCATTTCCCTCCATGCACTGCCTTTGTCACCCACTTCTTACATATTTCTCTCGCTTTGTCATCTATCCTTGGAATCAGATTTTCTCAAAGGATCTTTCCCTTAGCAGGCACAACAATGAGCAATGGCAATTTATAGAAGGAAGGATGCCTTCGGATAAAAAGCATGGCTAAGGAATTGATGGACCAAGGATCTGCAGTTGATGGTCACTTGAGTTTCTTAATCCCCTCTAGATGAGTTGCTCATGTGCCTCTACCATGTATTATTATTGGAATCCATACCACTTCAAAGTCGATACAACTTTTAATAGGTTTGTCCTCCTTCTTCTTGTGCTTATCATACACTTCACTGAAAGTCATGCGTTCTCCTTTAAGGTCGATactgttttctatttgtttttccTCCGACATTTTCTTGAGATTGTCATACCCCTTATTGAAAGCCTTGAATTCTGCTTCAATGTTGTGAGGCCATGAGAGTAAGAGGAAAACTAATTTCCCCTCAAGGTCTTTGCaataatacatttggggtcaaattctgacggaggtttccgatggacaaggaacattgtgtgaaaatttgattttttttttttaaaatgcctgtGTTCGTCGGAATTCGGATGACCAcgagcattttattaaaaaaaaaaatgcaacgcattttcattttgaaagaaaaTCGAAACAAGCGGCAatcgtcttgcctccctgcccccccccgcCAGAGCGATctttgcacaagcaaggtaaggtttttggctCGCTTTTGTCCAGGTGAATTTTCTATCAAGGGTTTAGAATGTTTTTGGCCGCAGTAGAGCGATCAATTCTCAATTTTGTTTGGTAAATCATCTTCGTTTTGCACACAAAGGGTGCGTTGAATACTTGTATAAGCTGTATGGAGGTTATAGAAAGTTGTATGAAGCGTCTGTTTCTTCCTGATTTTCTTCCTCTCTGTCTGTAGATGATTTTTGTGCTTGTATTGAAGTTTTTGCAATGAagctatctatattaagaactcctCTACATATTTCAATCCATCACAAGTTTCCTTGTGTCTTGTCATTCAGACTTGAGTAACATTTAAAATGGACGTCTTTTAGCTTTGATACTCAGTGGTCCACTTTCCTAGAACATAAAGAACACAAAGGAGTAGAGGTAGTTAAACTGATAGCAATCTATCATTAAATGTTGAATTCATCAAGTAGGGTGTTCGAAGGATAAAGGCCATTAAAGGCATTTTGTTCTTTTAGCTTTGATCGTATCATGAACTTCTACGATCTCCTCATTCTCCTACATTGGGGTATAATACTCTGGTTTCAGCTTAATTTTGATTAAAGCTGCATCTTGAAGTGCTTATATGCACATCTTTCATAGAGTAAACATGCAACATACACTACATGTAAAGGTCACTCAAAAAGGATGCAGTACCATATCTCATCAAATGCAACTCAATGGGAAAGAGGACTAGATTCCAGAGAGGTGGTAAAGAGTTTTATTGCAATGGCCTAAAGTATTGTCCAAGATGAATCAATTACACCCCTCACAAAAGATGAGGTTACTCAACCATACAAGTCTTAGCGGTCCAAGAGCGAGCATGTCTTCCACACTCATAGCAAGTCCATACGAGCACTCCAAATATAATAGTGCACCGTTATCTTGGTTCATTTTAATTTCTCATGTCTTTCTTTAGTtatcacttagttaagagatttctgCACAAGATATCCTTAGGCCCCTTTGTGCCCTAGCAAATGTAGGAAGCTATTACATACTTCCCTCTAACACCTATGTCCTTACTTCATActcacaacatcaagtgtggcacaAAAAACAAGGCAAGAATTAAAATACATCAAGTGTGGCACAAATTTGgaccaataatttttttaatagtcTTAAAAGGCATATTATGAAAAATCATGGAGTCTTCAAATCTTCCATTCTAAAACATTCAAATTcaattgcaaaattcaaattttcttagattttttccaaacgtaaaaaccaaaaattttatgcAAACTTTATTAATGAAggtcaaattttctcaaattttgaaattCGAAATACAAAGTGTCCCTTTGGTTAAAATGTGAACATCTAATTCAAGCAATAAACTTTGAAtttcaatcattttttttaaaattgtcatGGTGAGGGCACAAAatgtcatttttttaaattttaaatataattaaatcctACTCTATTTGCTTCAAATTTCATTCTAAGAAAGAATTCCAATGTTTTCTTAAGGGTGAGCATGGAATCCATTATGCAAAAGGACTCAAATACAAAGATAAAGAATACAAttaccttcattttcaaatttgaaaaaatggctTTCTTGTAATTTCCTCAAAATGGATGAAGTTGAATCCACGCACGTTTCAAGCAATCCTTTGTCATCCTCAATCCAATTCACTCCCAAGCTTTTACAATTGAATTGAGTCaaatctctcaaaattttaaattttcaaaagaacGCTTTTGAAGAGCATTTTTCTTTAAAACCTCTATAGCCAAGTGGAGAAATAACCATGTACCTATAACTACTCAATGCACATGTCAAGAATACCTATTCAATACATATATAGTTGAAGCACATCATAAACACCCAACAAGACCaacatcataaaaatataattcaatGCATCAAGATATCATATAATCAACGAACACATTTACTAAAACATAAATAATTTTATGCACATTTATGAACTAAAGCATTCAAATAAACAAGGCATATAAACATAACATAGCCACCTcaaatcatattgaacaccaacaATCGACATGTTAAGGAACCTCATCTTGAAACGTGGGGATGGTCCAAACACACCATTCAAAGCAAGGACAACAACCACAactaaaactcacaaaaaacaaTGAAGCTAAAACATCGTTCAACACCCAAGACAAAAAACACAAGAACAACATATGCATCCCTTAATACATAGTTGAAGCTAGTGATGTTGAGATCTACATCTCAACAATAGAAATGGGGTGTTACAATTATAATGTATAATGGTTGATATATATGCTAACATGTGGTACACATCCCCCAAGGTAGTTATATTCTTATGCTTTGTAAGTCATCCCACTAGCAAATTAGATTAAAACTGTGTATCCCATGTGTGGGGTAAGTGGTAATGGTAGTGTTAGTTATTTGAGTGTTATATATTGTGGGGCTCAGGAAAGAGAAGGGAAGTGAAAAGTATTTGTGTTTAGGATCTCATGATTTTTATTAAAGGTAAATAGGTTTTAGGTTATAGACTCCTAAAACCCAATTTAatcaaaatatcaataaaatagCCACTAACCAATAGCAAAAGATCAAACTAGATGATTTGAAAGGGCCTAGAGTCTTGTCAATGTCATTTCCAACCTAAACAATGTCATTTCCTTTTTTTCAATACGCACACCCTTAGCTTGACAATGGGATTTTGAAATAACTCTTTGAACAACCATCCAAGACACCATATTCAAGTTCCTTTGATCAAGGAGACTGGAGGGAATCCTCAACCAAAGTCACTTCATGCAATGAGGAAGAATGCCTACCcaaagatgttgtatgttgtatcgaTTCCATAGACTAGGTGAGTGCGTGACTCCTTGCACACTCTTCTACCATGGTAATAGCTCTTCGATTAAGTCCACTACCCATCCTCAACCATCAAGACAACATCCTCATtagtggtgcaggggcacctcatgACCAAGGAAATCATGAAAAAGACCATGAATTTTTAAAGGAATAATCATGTGATTCATCCATATTTGcaataagataggttattttgttgatttttgtaataaaccccaccttgttacccaatgtcaTGGATTTGGCAGGATGATAAGCCACCataggcatatgggcctaggggtatttaattgagtattttaggtgtttttaggtgtcttaggatgttttagacatgttttaatgACACTAATACCATTGGATTCAATAGGTGTCAAATTTGGTtaaaatatgtcaaaattataaaaattgtcaaagttgctaataaccatttttggttaaaaagtGCAACTTCTTTCCAAATGGTTCCCATAGTTAAAAAATTTGTTGATAACTGATGGGAAGGATATAAATCATGATTCCAACCACCTTTTGGGGGTTTTTGACTCATTTGTAATGATTTGGCATAAAAAAAGCAATAAAATTCTGTGATTTTCCTGCAATTTTGCTGCTATAATCATTGTACCATATTGTATGGACTTGATAGAAGCATAAAATGGTGGGATGTGTTAGATTAGTGAATCACCTTTCAAATGAGACTATTTTGAGGTATTTATTCATTCTTGAAGTGGAGATATCTGCAATTTACTGGAAGTTGCTGGGTTAGGACAGTGTTCCCTAGGTTTTGGCATTAAAATTGTGAAAAATTGCTAATCCTTCATAGTCACTCAATGGCCCTGGAGGAGAAGCAAGGTTtaacaatttaatttaatattttgaaataatttttcagGTTTGGAGTTGAAATGAGCAAGGGTTTGATGcactaaggtgggcaactccatgtggccacctagTGAAGGCATACAAGAAGGTTCCATATCTGGAGTTTGGGGTGTCACCAAGGTCT is a genomic window of Cryptomeria japonica chromosome 7, Sugi_1.0, whole genome shotgun sequence containing:
- the LOC131856561 gene encoding uncharacterized protein LOC131856561 gives rise to the protein MVEAGEEQISEVEEEIHIEVEEAAPQTQVEEEATHQDQVEEATIKHQFKISPKAKANIPQEENEDFISASTRSNVTPPIAIQGQQSGQQMTPSSVRTAPHTQANTPSNVQLTPSSIGSLGAGPSSPHSTNSSDMSNPTLVSLRRQKIRSLTDIYEQNEGENNVGQTSLFALYSHVDDPIHFEEPIKEQKWVQAMDEEIEAIEKNETWELVSLLQGKEVLGVKWVYKTKLNANGDVQKHKERLVAKGYSQQPEVDYNEIVAPVARLDTVRTILVIAAQNKWAIYQMDVKSAFLNCILEEEVYVDQPPGYEILGHEKKVQLSEPTLYTKMNEQAQTPIVIGLKLSKNDKGANVNPTLYKKLVGSLMYLIATRPDIMFGVSLISRFMESPKVTHWNARKRILKYVSGTKNYGIFYSMSNDFKLIGYRDSDCAGSIDDRKRTSGYAFHFGLGVVSWASKKQPIVTLSSTEAEYVVATGVACQAVWMRRMLKELRYEQESATKIYCGNNSAIALSKNPVFHKRSKHIDIRYHFIKELINNGEIILEHCKSEDQFADIFTKPLGNESFVHQRNNLDIVNQGLEKPPYINSHPVEGKEHSAKLEPLESGGNKAVHIAVRCNQGVEIESVETGGNKSMNIAISFNQGYEMPQIKINFSSSKIGALESGDTPLHISARNKNIRQRRKFFVQVSVYPVLLKLLSCTHLLDLPEEYQELSLEKLNVESCKRLKDLPKNVGQKRLVQKTVSLSWCSTIAEISEGFIRHIKTHVYLEKLNLSSYDKLDEASIRLSRLPALKELIMSNCKVLKGNCLRSLSNIQSLTFIDIHDSPNLQNTWNQMKSEDKTFHFTASTGGPRIMPRSIPSSESHKSRIDKEIERGTLDFFDNKWYFMDNWWVSIVFVVVITMKLKCSLKNFLGMDQSFDHAMISSEVMGNGELKSFSDWTIITKDSLKAMIGDVLETQYLRLKELSEVNAKDNEKSNTKLLQALLLTKDINFLITSTAQRTKAAARILLCLDLSTGVIWRKTKKLVLKGKKIQFFQHKGLRAPQREYDGDQDDNDPVSSIKKLLELEEDEAAVAVFICGDRSTGKSKAGDKVYSMLENELKNKKWKQLKIEISGMDSAKEGSISNTDIVPGLRSQILQNLGLKYISPDIENDGDWKKQLHKAFNVLDEKHAIENVFMYIENIPSAEILGKLLPKRNYGLNRIRLLVTTREKDVISATEGTNFKRHLYAMKGLGYKQALEFFKKKLSLSNINKPLVWNIIKICKGYKLQMKIVRDHLVKYYKDEEAFSRLLEWIETEKPSFEVLSEYLGCEGKFLRQSITTQDALLDICSFFNNREWDHVACIFEIDVLEKLKELELVKRESTKVVVPATVMPYCLSLAKGVRTTTAAELHALLAKNKLHAIKGIWLLENKFPFPISAQQLDDMPNLRVLGLGDCTIVDGECKRNFKHLRYFQAGRIQQLPFDIAHMEHLTYLDNNSNNYMGETTKNVPTTLRMVKSTALNLEHYSDLNNLPKECKLIELNLEGNDMENLSLSSAELHAVEKIVIRKCSKLLNLPKSFGNLKCLKRLDLSHCEELTELPSNFGWISNLEKVNLSFCRRLKHLPDSMNLLTCVNEIDLSYCRSIEKLPKRFSELSTLRVLNLRSCTHLLELPEEYQGLALEKLNVESCKRLKDLPKNVGQNPLMQKTVSLSWCSTIAEIPEGFIRHIKTHVEELILMDCIGLISLPDNIFMELSVLKSLNLSGCRSLLGLPKQMHKLQHLEKLNLSSCDKLDEASIRLSRLPALKELIILNCKVLKGNWLRSLSNIQSLTFVDIYDSPNLQNTWNQMKIENKVFHFTASTGGPRIVPFSLPPSTSHKLRIDKEIERGTLDFFNNKWHFMDVSGGVFYPSDLEVGSTVVIIFDKNYQEEDRQALIRILADLQATSNSMQVIYIGKFCSSLATELVGKYRFCSGDNYEAEVFFEKLLGMDQSFDHVMISSEVKGNGELKSFSDLTSITKDSLKAMTRDVPETQYLHLKELSEGNTKDNEKSNTKLLQALLLTKEINFLITSTAQVEIKDLEGKFVFLLLSWPHNIEVESKAFNEVYDKLKKMLEDKEIENCIDLKGEPMTFSEVYDKHKKKEDKPIKSRIDFEVVWIPIIIHGRGTRASHLDGIKKLKWPSIADPWSINPLAMLYFRRHPCFYKLPLLIGVPPKGKLHSENLIPNTDDKEREICKKWVTKAVQGREMMMAKMEREITNMRVTETTNVLFKFMEEWDKKNSREEKEKSKST